Proteins encoded together in one Coffea arabica cultivar ET-39 chromosome 2c, Coffea Arabica ET-39 HiFi, whole genome shotgun sequence window:
- the LOC113728008 gene encoding homeobox-leucine zipper protein ANTHOCYANINLESS 2-like — translation MNFGGFLDNNSVGGGGAKIVADIPYSDSNNVNSSNTNMPASAAIAQPRLATQSLSKSMFSSPGLSLALQTSLEGQEVRRMSENYESNMNFGRRSRDEEHESRSGSDNMEGGSGDDQEAADKPPRKKRYHRHTPQQIQELEALFKECPHPDEKQRLELSKRLCLETRQVKFWFQNRRTQMKTQLERHENSILRQENDKLRAENMSIREAMRNPICTNCGGPAIIGEVSLEEQHLRIENARLKDELDRVCTLAGKFLGRPISSSAASMAPPLPNSSLELGVGGNGFASLSTVPATLPLGPPDFGVGIGNPLSVMAGPTKAAATTGGTGIERSLEKSMYLELALAAMNELVKLAQTDEPLWLRSLEGGREILNHEEYMRTFTPCIGVKPTGFVTEASRETGMVIINSLALVETLMDANKWAEMFPCMIARTSTTDVISGGMGGTRNGALQLMHGELQVLSPLVPVREVNFLRFCKQHAEGVWAVVDVSVDSIRETSGGGASPTFPRSRRLPSGCLVEDMPNGYSKVTWVEHADYDESMIHQLYRPLIGAGMGFGSQRWIATLQRQCECLAILMSSSVAPRDHTAITASGRRSMLKLAQRMTDNFCAGVCASTVHKWNKLCAGNVDEDVRVMTRKSVDDPGEPPGIVLSAATSVWLPVSPQRLFDFLRDERLRSEWDILSNGGPMQEMAHIAKGQDHGNCVSLLRASAMNANQSSMLILQETCIDAAGSLVVYAPVDIPAMHVVMNGGDSAYVALLPSGFAIVPDGPGSRGPLPNGLTNGPTSHRVSGSLLTVAFQILVNSLPTAKLTVESVETVNNLISCTVQKIKAALHCES, via the exons atgaattttggggGATTTCTTGACAACAATTCAGTTGGTGGCGGCGGTGCAAAAATCGTTGCCGACATACCTTACAGCGACAGCAACAACGTTAACAGCAGCAATACAAACATGCCCGCAAGTGCTGCAATTGCTCAGCCGCGCCTCGCTACTCAATCTCTTTCCAAGTCCATGTTCTCCTCTCCTGGCCTCTCCCTCGCCCTT CAAACGAGTTTGGAGGGGCAAGAGGTGAGGAGAATGTCCGAAAACTACGAGTCCAATATGAATTTTGGAAGGAGAAGCAGAGATGAAGAGCACGAGAGCAGATCTGGGAGTGATAACATGGAGGGTGGATCAGGAGATGATCAAGAAGCTGCCGACAAGCCACCAAGGAAGAAGAGATACCATCGCCACACCCCCCAACAAATCCAAGAACTTGAAGC TCTCTTCAAAGAGTGTCCTCATCCCGATGAGAAGCAAAGGTTGGAGCTCAGCAAAAGGCTTTGCTTGGAGACTAGACAAGTTAAGTTTTGGTTTCAGAATAGGAGGAcacaaatgaag ACACAACTCGAGAGGCATGAGAATTCAATCCTCAGGCAAGAAAATGATAAGCTTCGCGCGGAAAATATGTCAATAAGAGAGGCCATGAGGAATCCAATTTGCACCAACTGTGGTGGTCCTGCAATAATTGGCGAAGTCTCCCTAGAGGAGCAACATCTGAGGATTGAAAATGCACGGTTGAAGGACGAATTGGACCGAGTTTGTACACTTGCTGGCAAGTTTTTAGGCCGTCCCATATCGTCCTCGGCTGCATCCATGGCTCCTCCATTGCCCAATTCCAGTTTGGAGCTCGGGGTCGGAGGAAACGGATTTGCTAGCTTAAGCACTGTCCCAGCAACACTGCCGTTAGGCCCTCCAGATTTCGGGGTCGGAATCGGAAACCCTTTATCCGTGATGGCGGGTCCGACTAAAGCAGCGGCAACAACTGGCGGGACGGGCATTGAAAGATCATTGGAGAAATCCATGTACTTGGAGCTGGCTTTGGCGGCAATGAATGAACTGGTGAAATTGGCACAAACAGATGAGCCCCTTTGGCTGAGGAGCCTGGAAGGCGGTAGAGAAATACTGAATCATGAGGAGTACATGAGAACATTTACTCCTTGCATTGGCGTGAAACCCACTGGCTTTGTTACCGAGGCCTCCAGAGAAACCGGCATGGTGATTATCAACAGCTTGGCTCTCGTGGAGACATTAATGGATGCG AACAAATGGGCGGAGATGTTTCCTTGTATGATTGCAAGAACCTCGACCACAGATGTGATATCAGGTGGAATGGGAGGAACCAGAAATGGTGCACTTCAGCTG ATGCACGGGGAACTGCAAGTTCTTTCGCCATTGGTTCCAGTTCGTGAGGTGAATTTCCTCCGGTTTTGCAAGCAGCATGCAGAGGGGGTGTGGGCTGTGGTGGATGTGTCCGTTGATTCCATCCGGGAAACTTCCGGTGGTGGTGCGTCACCGACATTTCCCCGTAGTAGAAGGCTTCCTTCTGGTTGTTTAGTGGAAGATATGCCTAATGGCTACTCCAAA GTTACTTGGGTAGAACATGCTGACTACGACGAATCTATGATTCACCAACTCTACCGCCCGTTGATCGGTGCCGGAATGGGGTTCGGCTCTCAGAGATGGATCGCCACCCTCCAACGCCAGTGCGAGTGCCTCGCCATCCTCATGTCCTCCAGCGTCGCACCCCGGGATCACACCG CAATAACTGCAAGTGGGAGGAGAAGCATGTTGAAGCTGGCGCAGCGGATGACTGATAACTTTTGTGCCGGCGTCTGTGCTTCGACGGTGCACAAATGGAACAAACTGTGTGCCGGCAATGTGGACGAGGATGTCCGAGTGATGACCCGAAAGAGCGTGGACGATCCCGGCGAGCCACCGGGCATTGTTCTGAGCGCAGCCACGTCCGTTTGGCTCCCCGTTTCCCCGCAGAGACTCTTTGATTTTCTCCGCGATGAACGCCTCCGGAGTGAATGGGACATCTTATCCAACGGTGGTCCCATGCAAGAAATGGCCCATATTGCCAAAGGTCAAGATCACGGCAACTGCGTTTCCCTCCTCCGTGCTAGT GCTATGAACGCGAACCAGAGCAGCATGCTGATACTGCAGGAGACATGCATAGACGCGGCGGGGTCGCTTGTGGTGTACGCTCCCGTTGACATTCCAGCAATGCACGTGGTGATGAACGGTGGGGATTCCGCTTACGTTGCCCTGCTCCCCTCGGGATTTGCTATCGTACCTGACGGCCCAGGTTCTCGTGGGCCCCTTCCCAATGGTCTGACAAACGGCCCCACCAGCCACAGAGTTAGTGGGTCCCTCTTGACCGTGGCCTTCCAGATTTTGGTGAATAGTCTCCCTACAGCCAAGCTCACCGTAGAATCCGTGGAGACCGTCAACAATCTCATTTCTTGCACCGTACAGAAAATCAAGGCTGCTCTTCACTGCGAAAGCTGA